Proteins from one Sphingopyxis terrae subsp. terrae NBRC 15098 genomic window:
- a CDS encoding IS3 family transposase (programmed frameshift) yields the protein MKPKSSLKKSAPKAPAERVVKDIRRATRRHFCAEDKIRIVLEGLRGEDSIAELCRKEGIAQSLYYTWSKEFMEAGKRRLAGDTARAATTGEVHDLRRETRALKECVADLTLENRLLKKHDRGWGRRRMRYPASEKLEIIRIVEQSHLPAKRTLDQLGIPRRTFYRWYDRYLEGGPEALEDRPSAPSRVWNRIGNDIQQQIVEMALDESELSPRELAVRFTDEKRYFVSESTIYRLLKAHDLITSPAFIVIKAADAFHTKTTRPNEMWQTDFTYFKIIGWGWVYLSTVLDDFSRYVIAWKLCTTMRAGDVTDTLELALEASGCSSARVVQKPRLLSDNGPSYIAEELAQWIGANGMSHVRGAPMHPQTQGKIERWHQTLKNRILLENYFLPGDLETRIEAFIDHYNHRRYHESLGNVTPADTYFGRADAIIQQRERIKRKTIEHRRLQHRKLAA from the exons ATGAAGCCCAAATCCTCCTTGAAAAAATCGGCGCCGAAGGCCCCAGCGGAGCGGGTGGTGAAGGACATACGGCGTGCGACGCGCCGGCACTTCTGTGCAGAGGACAAAATCAGGATCGTGCTGGAGGGGCTGCGCGGCGAAGACAGCATCGCCGAGCTGTGCCGCAAGGAAGGCATCGCCCAGAGCCTGTATTACACCTGGTCGAAGGAGTTCATGGAAGCGGGCAAGCGTCGTCTGGCCGGCGATACCGCCCGAGCTGCGACCACCGGCGAGGTGCACGATCTGCGCCGCGAAACCCGTGCCCTGAAGGAATGCGTGGCCGACCTGACGCTGGAAAACCGTCTGCTC AAAAAGCATGATCGCGGATGGGGGCGACGAAGAATGAGGTATCCCGCATCTGAGAAGCTCGAGATCATCAGGATCGTCGAGCAGTCGCATCTGCCCGCCAAGCGGACGCTGGACCAGCTCGGCATCCCCCGCCGGACCTTCTATCGATGGTATGACCGCTACCTCGAAGGCGGGCCGGAGGCGCTAGAGGATCGGCCATCGGCGCCGAGCCGGGTGTGGAATCGCATCGGCAACGATATCCAGCAGCAGATCGTCGAGATGGCGCTGGACGAGTCCGAGCTATCGCCCCGCGAGTTGGCTGTGCGCTTTACCGACGAGAAGCGCTACTTCGTGTCGGAATCGACGATTTACCGGCTTCTGAAAGCCCATGACCTGATCACCAGCCCGGCCTTCATCGTGATCAAGGCGGCCGATGCGTTCCACACCAAGACGACGCGGCCGAACGAGATGTGGCAGACCGACTTCACCTACTTCAAAATCATCGGTTGGGGCTGGGTGTATCTGTCGACCGTGCTCGACGACTTCTCCCGCTATGTCATCGCCTGGAAGCTTTGCACCACCATGCGCGCCGGGGACGTCACCGACACGCTGGAACTGGCGCTTGAAGCCTCGGGCTGTTCGTCAGCCAGGGTCGTGCAAAAGCCCAGGCTGCTCAGCGATAATGGTCCGAGCTACATCGCCGAGGAGCTGGCCCAATGGATCGGTGCCAACGGTATGAGCCATGTCCGCGGCGCCCCGATGCATCCCCAGACCCAAGGCAAGATCGAGCGCTGGCACCAGACCCTCAAGAACCGGATCCTGCTGGAAAATTACTTCCTGCCCGGCGATCTGGAGACCCGGATCGAGGCCTTCATCGACCACTATAATCACCGCCGATATCACGAAAGCCTCGGCAATGTGACGCCCGCCGACACCTACTTCGGCAGGGCAGACGCCATCATCCAACAGCGCGAAAGGATCAAACGGAAGACCATCGAACACCGACGCTTGCAGCACCGCAAGCTCGCCGCTTAA
- a CDS encoding DUF3237 domain-containing protein: MDSPEFRYLCSYRAAFTEPQQQIGTAHFGRRMIAALTGGEVEGERLRGRVMPSGGDWATIDSKDTLRLDARITFETHDGALIYVSYRGVLRPLSVAHRHARNGGPQTADERKEIYFRTTPMFETGDERYAWLNDIVAVGLGASVGGAVRYDVFELL; the protein is encoded by the coding sequence ATGGATAGTCCCGAATTCCGCTACCTTTGCTCCTACCGCGCCGCCTTTACCGAGCCGCAGCAACAGATCGGAACCGCCCATTTCGGGCGCCGGATGATCGCAGCGCTCACGGGCGGCGAAGTCGAGGGCGAGCGTTTGCGCGGCCGCGTGATGCCGAGCGGCGGCGACTGGGCGACGATCGACAGCAAGGACACGCTTCGCCTCGATGCGAGGATCACCTTCGAAACCCATGATGGGGCGTTGATCTACGTATCGTATCGCGGCGTCTTGCGACCGCTGTCGGTGGCGCATCGGCACGCCCGGAACGGCGGGCCGCAAACCGCCGACGAGCGCAAGGAAATCTATTTCCGCACGACTCCGATGTTCGAAACCGGCGACGAACGCTATGCGTGGCTCAACGACATCGTCGCCGTAGGCTTGGGCGCGAGTGTCGGCGGCGCCGTCCGCTACGACGTCTTCGAACTGCTATAA
- a CDS encoding Crp/Fnr family transcriptional regulator, with product MDHAKLAELQGPDSIFSGLSLEDWSDIASRAVQINFAKGKELLVQGDPGDIMLILTEGTARVSMLTAGGREIVLAYAEPGAVLGEIALLDGGERTASVVATSAGSALQLGRNAMRDFAASHPDFAWSLLQQLARRLRTADQTIESDRAYASGPRLARYLKRLIRKDSVDAEHKVELSQTELGNFAGMSREHINRQLRSWEESGIIALEQGRVRVLDADLLEDISESEG from the coding sequence ATGGATCACGCGAAACTCGCCGAGCTTCAGGGGCCTGACAGCATCTTTTCCGGCCTGTCGCTGGAGGACTGGTCCGATATCGCCAGCCGCGCGGTGCAGATCAACTTTGCCAAGGGCAAGGAACTGCTCGTCCAGGGCGACCCGGGCGACATCATGCTGATCCTGACCGAAGGCACGGCGCGCGTATCGATGCTGACCGCAGGCGGGCGCGAGATCGTGCTGGCCTATGCCGAGCCGGGCGCCGTCCTGGGCGAGATCGCCTTACTCGACGGCGGCGAACGCACCGCGTCGGTGGTCGCGACCAGCGCCGGCAGCGCGCTGCAACTCGGACGCAACGCGATGCGCGATTTCGCCGCCAGCCATCCCGACTTCGCCTGGTCGCTGCTCCAGCAGCTTGCGCGCCGCCTGCGCACCGCCGACCAGACGATCGAAAGCGACCGCGCCTATGCCTCGGGACCGCGCCTGGCGCGCTACCTCAAGCGCCTGATCCGCAAGGATAGCGTCGATGCCGAGCATAAGGTCGAACTCAGCCAGACCGAACTTGGCAATTTCGCGGGCATGAGCCGCGAACATATCAACCGCCAGCTTCGCAGCTGGGAGGAATCGGGGATCATCGCGCTCGAACAGGGGCGCGTACGCGTCCTCGACGCCGATCTGCTCGAGGACATCAGCGAAAGCGAAGGTTAG
- a CDS encoding CTP synthase, which translates to MARFIFITGGVVSSLGKGLMAASLAALLQARGYRVRIRKFDPYLNVDPGTMSPYQHGEVYVTDDGAETDLDLGHYERFTGVAARQSDNVTSGRIYRDIITKERRGDYLGATVQVVPHVTDAIKAFARAETDDLDFVLCEIGGTVGDIESLPFIEAIRQLRNEEGRDKTLSVHVTLVPYIAAAGELKTKPTQHSVRELASLGVQPDILLCRCEKPLPEGERAKIAQFCNVRKEAVIPALDADSIYSVPVQYHGEGLDSEVLRAFGLHDVRQPDLTAWYDIMDRKRHPEGEVTIGVVGKYVSLPDAYKSLNEALAHGGMANRVKVNIRWLDAEMFERGDDLAAQLEPMHGILVPGGFGERGSEGKIESVKFARERGVPFFGICLGMQMACIEAARNTSGIEKASSTEFGPTDEPVVGLITEWMSAEGLQKRGANTDLGGTMRLGAYEAKLSPNSHVATIYGANDISERHRHRYEVNGAYRDRLESGGLVFSGMSPDGMLPEIVERPDHPWFIGVQFHPELKSKPFDPHPLFKGFIEAAVKQSRLV; encoded by the coding sequence ATGGCGCGGTTCATTTTTATCACCGGCGGCGTGGTCTCCTCCCTTGGCAAAGGTTTGATGGCGGCTAGCCTTGCGGCTCTGTTGCAGGCGCGGGGTTATCGCGTCCGCATTCGGAAATTCGATCCCTATCTCAACGTCGATCCGGGCACGATGTCGCCCTATCAGCACGGCGAGGTTTATGTGACCGACGACGGGGCCGAAACCGACCTCGATCTCGGCCATTATGAACGCTTTACCGGCGTTGCTGCGCGGCAGAGCGACAATGTCACCTCGGGCCGCATCTATCGCGACATCATCACTAAGGAGCGCCGCGGCGACTATCTGGGCGCGACCGTGCAGGTCGTCCCGCACGTCACAGACGCGATCAAGGCCTTCGCGCGCGCCGAAACCGACGATCTCGATTTCGTTCTGTGCGAAATCGGCGGCACCGTCGGCGATATCGAATCGCTGCCATTCATCGAGGCGATCCGTCAGCTTCGCAACGAAGAGGGTCGCGACAAGACGCTGTCGGTGCATGTCACGCTGGTGCCGTATATTGCCGCAGCGGGCGAATTGAAGACCAAGCCGACGCAGCACAGCGTCCGCGAACTTGCTTCGCTCGGCGTCCAGCCCGACATTCTGCTCTGCCGATGCGAAAAGCCGCTGCCCGAGGGCGAACGCGCCAAGATTGCGCAATTCTGCAACGTGCGGAAGGAAGCGGTGATCCCGGCGCTCGACGCCGACTCGATCTATTCGGTGCCGGTGCAATATCATGGCGAAGGACTCGACAGCGAAGTGCTGCGCGCGTTTGGCCTGCACGACGTGCGCCAACCCGACCTGACCGCCTGGTACGACATCATGGACCGCAAGCGGCACCCCGAAGGCGAGGTGACGATCGGGGTGGTCGGCAAATATGTGTCGCTGCCCGATGCCTATAAATCGCTCAACGAGGCGTTGGCGCACGGCGGAATGGCGAACCGGGTGAAGGTCAATATCCGCTGGCTCGACGCCGAAATGTTCGAACGCGGCGACGATCTCGCCGCGCAGCTCGAGCCGATGCACGGCATCCTCGTGCCCGGCGGCTTCGGCGAGCGCGGTTCGGAAGGCAAGATCGAGAGCGTCAAATTCGCGCGCGAGCGCGGCGTCCCCTTCTTCGGCATCTGCCTCGGCATGCAGATGGCGTGCATCGAGGCGGCGCGTAACACGAGCGGGATCGAGAAAGCCTCGAGCACCGAATTCGGCCCGACCGACGAACCCGTCGTCGGCCTGATCACCGAATGGATGAGCGCCGAGGGGCTGCAGAAGCGCGGCGCGAACACCGATCTTGGCGGTACGATGCGGCTTGGCGCCTATGAGGCGAAGCTGTCGCCCAACAGCCATGTCGCGACCATCTATGGCGCGAACGACATCAGCGAGCGCCACCGCCACCGTTACGAAGTCAACGGCGCCTATCGCGACCGGCTCGAAAGCGGCGGTCTCGTCTTTTCTGGCATGTCGCCCGATGGCATGTTACCCGAAATCGTCGAACGTCCGGACCATCCGTGGTTCATCGGGGTGCAGTTTCACCCCGAACTGAAGTCGAAGCCCTTCGATCCGCATCCGCTGTTCAAGGGATTCATCGAGGCCGCGGTGAAGCAGAGCCGGCTCGTCTGA
- the secG gene encoding preprotein translocase subunit SecG: MSSLFTFLLVVQALVAAAMIGVILMQKSEGGGLGVGGSPAGLLSARGAADFMTRATTVLATLFVGLSIVLAAMASVGSAGTTALDTSLSKTAQQPSGGAAPLTGPAQQPAQGAPAAPVSDDPLAAAAAAANQNAPAEQAPAKK; this comes from the coding sequence ATGTCCAGCCTCTTTACCTTCCTGCTCGTCGTTCAGGCGCTCGTCGCCGCCGCGATGATCGGCGTCATCCTGATGCAGAAGTCGGAAGGTGGCGGCCTGGGTGTCGGCGGTAGCCCGGCAGGCCTGCTCTCGGCCCGCGGCGCCGCAGACTTCATGACCCGCGCGACGACCGTGCTGGCGACGCTGTTCGTCGGCCTTTCGATCGTTCTGGCCGCCATGGCGTCGGTCGGCAGCGCCGGCACTACAGCGCTCGACACCTCTTTGTCGAAGACCGCGCAGCAGCCGAGCGGGGGCGCAGCGCCGCTGACCGGCCCGGCGCAGCAGCCCGCTCAAGGTGCTCCGGCCGCGCCGGTAAGCGACGATCCGCTTGCCGCCGCCGCTGCCGCTGCAAATCAGAACGCTCCGGCCGAGCAGGCTCCCGCCAAGAAATAA
- the tpiA gene encoding triose-phosphate isomerase yields the protein MARRKYVVGNWKMNGLAASIDEARAIFDGARAHGAVDVALCPPFTLVAAMAAAAAGGAVGGQDCHSAASGAYTGSVSAPMLADAGAVLVIVGHSERREGFGESDADVRAKAEAAMAAGLAVILCVGEPRGVRESGGAIDYVLAQVAGSLPAEFDPARLAIAYEPIWAIGTGLVPTVGDVAAMHGAIRAQLDAQVGADAAAMMRLLYGGSVNGDNAAELLGAGDVDGALVGGASLTAEKFLPIVAAAATLG from the coding sequence ATGGCACGGCGCAAATATGTGGTCGGCAACTGGAAGATGAATGGACTTGCTGCCTCGATCGACGAGGCGCGGGCGATATTCGATGGCGCGCGCGCACACGGTGCGGTCGATGTCGCCCTGTGCCCGCCTTTCACGCTGGTGGCCGCGATGGCGGCGGCGGCGGCGGGCGGGGCGGTCGGCGGGCAGGATTGCCACAGCGCGGCATCGGGTGCCTACACGGGATCGGTGTCGGCGCCGATGCTGGCCGATGCCGGGGCCGTACTCGTCATCGTCGGCCATAGCGAGCGCCGCGAAGGTTTTGGTGAGAGCGACGCCGATGTGCGGGCCAAGGCCGAGGCGGCAATGGCAGCCGGACTTGCGGTGATCCTTTGTGTTGGCGAACCGCGCGGCGTGCGCGAATCGGGCGGCGCGATCGACTATGTATTGGCGCAGGTCGCGGGGTCGCTGCCCGCCGAATTCGATCCGGCGCGGCTCGCCATCGCCTATGAACCCATCTGGGCGATCGGTACCGGACTGGTGCCGACGGTCGGCGATGTCGCGGCGATGCACGGCGCGATCCGCGCGCAGCTCGATGCGCAGGTCGGCGCCGATGCGGCGGCGATGATGCGGCTGCTCTACGGCGGTTCGGTCAACGGCGACAATGCCGCCGAACTGCTTGGGGCGGGCGACGTCGATGGCGCGCTTGTCGGCGGGGCGAGCCTGACCGCGGAGAAATTCCTGCCGATCGTCGCGGCGGCGGCGACGCTCGGCTGA
- a CDS encoding peptidylprolyl isomerase — MITAIRRLFGSRLGKALALGFVILIGVGFALADVTGNSSFGGLGGANVARVGKENIGIGDLRERVRNAYNQARQQQPTLTMAAFVESGAVDQVLDQMIDGLAFEQFADKLGFGVSKRQIDGRIADIPAFAGVSGKFDQTRYEAFLRENNLNEAQVRTEIKQQLLLEQLGAPIGKLPTIAPGVAQPYAALLLEKRAGQAVYIPSAPFAPTADPGDAALKTFLSQNKSKFTVPERRVLQYALFDRSAVPVPAVTDAEIAAAYKANAPQYAASETRRFAQVIAPDQATANSIAAKARGGATLSAAAQGSGLAASTSGEQTLAAFTSATSDAIAKAAFAAKRGEIVGPLQTGLGWTVLRVEDVIAKPARTLADATPEIREELAKNKANEAIVDYYNQVQDAVNSGASIEEIAADRKLKLVQTPAILPSGRAPNEPGFALPPELAPMVGQAFQVAGEGESQLATLVENEKFAVYSVKSVVAAAPPPFDQIRSALLAEWRLSEGQRVARDKARAIVKAVEGGKSLADATRAAGPNLGNVQTIGGLRGDMGRDGKPVPPELALLFSMAKGSVKTLEIPGNRGWMVLSLTEVNRPDPKQIEPARIAAMAQPLSQAFGNELVEQLAAEAKRRIGVKINKDLVTQLTRELTGASPVGE, encoded by the coding sequence ATGATTACCGCAATCCGTCGCCTTTTCGGATCCCGGCTGGGCAAGGCCCTCGCATTGGGCTTCGTCATCCTCATCGGCGTCGGCTTTGCGCTTGCCGATGTGACCGGCAATTCGAGCTTCGGCGGGCTCGGCGGCGCCAATGTCGCGCGGGTGGGCAAGGAGAATATCGGCATCGGCGATCTGCGCGAGCGCGTTCGCAACGCCTATAATCAGGCGCGCCAGCAACAGCCGACGCTAACCATGGCTGCGTTCGTCGAATCGGGCGCGGTCGATCAGGTGCTCGACCAGATGATCGACGGGCTGGCGTTCGAACAATTCGCCGACAAGCTGGGCTTCGGCGTCAGCAAGCGGCAGATCGACGGGCGCATCGCCGATATCCCCGCTTTCGCCGGCGTATCGGGCAAGTTCGACCAGACCCGCTACGAAGCCTTTCTGCGCGAGAATAATCTGAACGAGGCGCAGGTGCGGACCGAGATCAAGCAGCAGTTGCTGCTCGAACAGCTGGGCGCGCCGATCGGCAAACTGCCAACGATCGCGCCGGGCGTTGCGCAGCCCTATGCCGCGCTGCTGCTCGAAAAGCGCGCCGGTCAGGCCGTCTACATCCCCTCTGCGCCCTTCGCGCCGACCGCCGACCCCGGCGATGCCGCGCTCAAGACCTTCCTGTCGCAAAACAAATCCAAATTCACCGTGCCCGAACGCCGCGTACTGCAATATGCGCTGTTCGACCGTAGCGCGGTCCCGGTTCCGGCAGTCACCGACGCCGAGATCGCCGCCGCTTACAAGGCCAATGCCCCCCAATATGCAGCGAGCGAGACGCGGCGCTTTGCGCAGGTCATCGCGCCCGATCAGGCGACCGCCAACAGCATCGCGGCGAAGGCGCGGGGCGGCGCCACATTGTCGGCAGCGGCGCAGGGTTCGGGCCTCGCGGCTTCGACCAGCGGCGAACAGACGCTGGCCGCCTTCACCAGCGCGACGTCGGACGCAATCGCTAAGGCGGCCTTTGCGGCCAAGCGCGGCGAAATCGTCGGGCCGCTGCAGACCGGGCTTGGCTGGACCGTGCTGCGCGTCGAGGATGTCATTGCCAAGCCCGCGCGCACGCTGGCCGATGCGACCCCCGAAATTCGCGAGGAACTGGCCAAGAACAAGGCGAATGAAGCGATCGTTGATTATTACAACCAGGTCCAGGACGCCGTGAACAGCGGCGCGTCGATCGAGGAGATCGCAGCAGACCGCAAGCTCAAGCTGGTTCAAACGCCCGCCATCCTGCCGAGCGGCCGCGCGCCGAACGAACCCGGCTTCGCGCTGCCCCCTGAACTCGCGCCGATGGTTGGTCAGGCCTTCCAGGTCGCCGGCGAAGGCGAATCGCAACTTGCAACGCTGGTCGAGAATGAGAAATTCGCGGTCTATTCGGTTAAGTCGGTCGTCGCCGCGGCGCCGCCGCCCTTCGACCAGATCCGCAGCGCCTTGCTCGCCGAATGGCGCCTGTCCGAAGGCCAGAGGGTCGCGCGCGACAAGGCCCGTGCGATCGTGAAGGCGGTCGAAGGCGGCAAGAGCCTGGCCGATGCGACGCGCGCAGCCGGCCCCAATCTGGGCAATGTCCAGACCATCGGCGGGCTGCGCGGCGACATGGGCCGCGATGGCAAGCCGGTGCCGCCCGAACTCGCCCTGCTCTTCTCGATGGCGAAGGGCAGCGTCAAGACGCTCGAAATCCCCGGCAACCGCGGCTGGATGGTCCTGTCGCTGACCGAGGTGAACCGCCCCGATCCCAAGCAGATCGAACCCGCGCGCATCGCCGCGATGGCGCAGCCGCTGTCGCAGGCCTTCGGCAACGAACTGGTCGAACAGCTCGCTGCCGAGGCGAAGCGCCGCATCGGCGTGAAGATCAACAAGGATCTCGTCACCCAGCTCACCAGGGAGCTGACCGGCGCGTCGCCGGTCGGCGAATAA
- the trpE gene encoding anthranilate synthase component I codes for MALEGRAAALEALAAGRGAVVWQRMIADVETPVSAALKLIEPGRGDWVLESVESGETRGRYSLIGLDPDLLFEVTGDAARINREWRHDREAFRPVEAGALQALRDLVAECRFDVPEVLPKALATLVGFFAYETIGLVERIPRAAGAGLDLPDMVFVRPTTILVFDRLADELFLIAPIWPDPDAPIDRMIDGAQDRLDTIAARLSSANAHSAKAETALTPDMVAAQPATTPERFAEMVAAAKEYIAAGDIFQVVLSQRFSTPFDLPPFDLYRALRRINPSPFLYFLDLPGFALIGSSPEILVRVRDGEITIRPIAGTRPRGRTSAEDAENRESLLADPKERAEHLMLLDLGRNDVGRAAVGGSVTVTDSYTVEFYSHVMHIVSNVIGRIAPDKDAIDALFAGFPAGTVSGAPKVRACQIIAELEAEARGPYAGGVGYFAPDGNMDSCIVLRTAIVQDGTMYAQAGAGIVADSDPAYEQRECEAKAGALFAAAREAVKLAGTPGYGQ; via the coding sequence GTGGCGCTGGAAGGCAGGGCCGCCGCGCTCGAAGCGCTGGCCGCAGGGCGCGGCGCCGTCGTCTGGCAACGGATGATTGCCGACGTCGAAACCCCGGTTTCGGCGGCGCTCAAACTTATCGAGCCCGGCCGCGGCGACTGGGTGCTCGAATCGGTTGAAAGCGGCGAGACGCGCGGACGCTACAGCCTGATCGGCCTCGACCCCGACCTGCTTTTCGAAGTCACCGGCGACGCGGCGCGGATAAACCGCGAATGGCGCCATGACCGCGAGGCCTTTCGCCCGGTCGAGGCGGGGGCGCTGCAAGCGCTACGCGATCTGGTCGCCGAATGTCGCTTCGACGTTCCCGAAGTGCTGCCGAAGGCGCTCGCAACGCTCGTCGGCTTCTTCGCCTATGAAACGATCGGCCTCGTCGAGCGCATCCCGCGCGCCGCGGGGGCGGGGCTCGACCTGCCCGACATGGTGTTCGTGCGCCCGACGACGATCCTCGTCTTCGACCGCTTGGCCGACGAGCTGTTCCTGATCGCGCCGATCTGGCCCGATCCCGACGCGCCGATCGACCGGATGATCGACGGCGCGCAAGACCGGCTCGACACCATTGCGGCCCGCCTGTCGAGCGCGAACGCGCACAGCGCGAAGGCAGAAACGGCACTGACCCCCGACATGGTCGCGGCGCAGCCGGCAACGACGCCCGAGCGCTTCGCCGAAATGGTCGCGGCGGCGAAGGAATATATCGCGGCGGGCGACATTTTTCAGGTGGTGCTGTCGCAGCGTTTCTCGACACCTTTCGACCTGCCTCCCTTCGATCTCTACCGGGCGTTGCGGCGCATCAACCCCTCGCCCTTCCTCTATTTCCTCGACCTGCCGGGCTTTGCGCTGATCGGTTCATCGCCCGAGATATTGGTGCGCGTGCGCGATGGCGAGATCACCATTCGCCCTATCGCGGGCACGCGACCGCGCGGCCGGACCAGCGCCGAGGATGCCGAAAATCGCGAAAGCCTGCTCGCCGACCCCAAGGAGCGCGCCGAGCATCTGATGCTGCTCGATCTTGGCCGCAACGATGTCGGCCGCGCCGCGGTCGGCGGCAGCGTGACGGTCACCGACAGCTATACCGTCGAATTCTACAGCCATGTGATGCACATCGTGTCGAACGTCATCGGCCGCATCGCGCCCGACAAGGATGCGATCGACGCGCTGTTCGCGGGCTTTCCGGCGGGAACCGTCAGCGGCGCGCCCAAGGTGCGCGCGTGCCAGATCATCGCCGAACTCGAGGCCGAAGCGCGCGGGCCCTATGCCGGCGGCGTCGGCTATTTCGCGCCCGACGGCAATATGGACAGCTGCATCGTGCTGCGTACCGCGATCGTGCAGGACGGGACGATGTACGCGCAGGCTGGCGCGGGCATCGTCGCCGACAGCGATCCCGCCTATGAACAGCGCGAATGCGAGGCCAAGGCGGGCGCGCTGTTCGCCGCCGCGCGCGAGGCGGTGAAGCTGGCCGGCACGCCGGGTTACGGACAATAG
- a CDS encoding alpha/beta fold hydrolase, translated as MLKRLLPLALLLAAFPAQAQIVEGATDGDAILKDFTFRSGEKLPELKMHYTTLGKPQRDATGAIVNAVMILHGTGGTGKQFLQPQFAGELFGPGQPLDTAKYYIILPDNIGHGGSSKPSDGMRMAFPRYDYDDMVAAQHRLLTEKLGIGELQLILGTSMGCMHAFVWGESWPGFAKRLAPFACLPVEIAGENRMWRTLIIDAIKADPEWNGGNYAQQPAAGLRTAASIGLIAGSNPYALQAQYPTRAAAEAYKDAAFARSYGRNDANDVIYQFDASRTYNPWAGIEKIDVPLLWVNSADDFINPPGYGIAEKAAARMPRARYVLIPASPETKGHGTHSWAKFWKDDLAKLMAE; from the coding sequence ATGCTGAAACGCCTCCTCCCGCTCGCCCTGCTGCTCGCCGCTTTTCCCGCTCAGGCCCAGATTGTCGAGGGCGCGACCGACGGCGATGCAATACTGAAGGATTTCACCTTCCGTTCGGGCGAAAAACTACCCGAACTCAAGATGCATTATACGACGCTCGGCAAGCCGCAGCGCGACGCGACCGGCGCAATCGTCAATGCGGTGATGATCCTCCACGGCACCGGCGGCACGGGAAAACAATTCCTCCAGCCCCAATTTGCGGGCGAATTATTCGGTCCCGGCCAACCGCTCGACACCGCAAAATATTACATCATCCTGCCCGACAATATCGGTCATGGCGGATCGTCGAAGCCGAGCGACGGGATGCGCATGGCTTTTCCCAGATATGACTATGACGACATGGTGGCGGCGCAGCACCGGCTGCTCACCGAAAAGCTGGGAATCGGCGAGCTCCAGCTCATCCTCGGCACCTCGATGGGGTGCATGCACGCCTTTGTCTGGGGCGAAAGCTGGCCGGGCTTTGCAAAACGGCTCGCGCCCTTCGCTTGCCTGCCCGTCGAAATAGCGGGCGAAAACCGGATGTGGCGGACGCTGATCATCGATGCGATCAAGGCCGACCCGGAGTGGAACGGAGGCAATTACGCGCAGCAGCCTGCCGCGGGTCTGCGGACCGCCGCCTCGATCGGCCTGATTGCGGGATCGAACCCATATGCGCTGCAGGCGCAATATCCGACCCGCGCCGCCGCCGAAGCCTATAAGGATGCCGCCTTTGCGCGCAGCTATGGCCGCAACGATGCCAATGACGTTATTTATCAGTTCGATGCCTCGCGAACCTATAATCCCTGGGCGGGGATCGAAAAGATCGACGTGCCCCTTTTGTGGGTCAATTCGGCCGACGATTTCATCAATCCGCCGGGCTATGGCATCGCCGAAAAGGCGGCCGCGCGCATGCCCAGGGCCCGCTATGTCCTGATCCCCGCGTCACCCGAAACCAAGGGGCACGGCACGCATAGCTGGGCGAAATTCTGGAAGGATGATCTCGCGAAGCTGATGGCCGAATAA
- a CDS encoding anthranilate synthase component II, whose translation MILVIDNYDSFTFNLVHYLIELGAEVRVVRNDDLTAAEALATGAEAMLISPGPCTPNEAGISLDLVAACAAARRPLLGVCLGHQAIGQHFGATVQRGHLMHGKTSPVCHDGTGLFAGLPSPFTATRYHSLEVVDIPDCLAINATSDDGAVMGFRHVDLPIHSVQFHPESIATEHGHAMLANFLTIAGLPVRARQAA comes from the coding sequence ATGATCCTGGTCATCGACAATTACGACAGCTTCACCTTCAACCTCGTTCATTATCTGATCGAGCTCGGCGCCGAGGTGCGCGTGGTGCGCAACGACGATCTGACCGCCGCCGAGGCGCTGGCGACCGGGGCCGAAGCGATGCTGATCTCGCCGGGGCCGTGCACGCCGAACGAAGCCGGGATCAGTCTCGACCTCGTTGCCGCCTGCGCCGCCGCGCGGCGACCGCTGCTCGGCGTCTGCCTGGGGCATCAGGCGATCGGCCAGCATTTCGGCGCGACCGTCCAGCGCGGGCATCTGATGCACGGCAAGACCTCGCCGGTCTGCCACGATGGCACGGGACTGTTCGCCGGCCTGCCCTCGCCCTTCACCGCGACCCGTTATCACAGCCTCGAGGTCGTCGACATTCCCGACTGCCTCGCGATCAATGCGACGAGCGACGATGGGGCGGTGATGGGGTTCCGGCACGTCGACCTGCCGATCCACAGCGTGCAATTTCACCCCGAAAGCATCGCGACCGAGCATGGTCATGCGATGCTCGCCAACTTTCTCACGATCGCCGGGCTGCCGGTTCGCGCCCGCCAGGCGGCATGA